Proteins encoded in a region of the Mucispirillum schaedleri ASF457 genome:
- a CDS encoding aminotransferase class I/II-fold pyridoxal phosphate-dependent enzyme: MSRNYTHGGDIYSHYEKYGRYPVDFSSSLNPLNAPLEVTNAYVEAYKYSFAYPPHDYKELREKIAEKENTGIENICVSNGAGELIRYIPVIFKPKNALITAPAFSEYKKSLSECNVYEYLLKKKIIFYCKMIF, from the coding sequence ATGAGTAGAAACTACACTCATGGCGGTGATATTTACAGCCATTATGAAAAATATGGCAGGTATCCTGTTGATTTTTCCAGCAGCTTAAATCCACTTAATGCACCACTTGAAGTAACTAACGCTTATGTGGAAGCATATAAATACAGCTTTGCATACCCACCCCATGATTATAAAGAGTTACGAGAAAAAATAGCAGAAAAAGAAAATACAGGTATTGAAAATATATGTGTATCAAATGGAGCAGGGGAGCTTATAAGATATATTCCAGTTATTTTCAAGCCAAAAAATGCACTTATTACTGCTCCAGCTTTCAGCGAATATAAAAAATCGCTTTCAGAATGTAATGTATATGAATATTTATTAAAAAAGAAAATAATTTTTTACTGCAAAATGATTTTTTAG
- the cbiB gene encoding adenosylcobinamide-phosphate synthase CbiB, which yields MKIGFMIIIAFILDLIFKDPKHIPHPVVMIGKIIKYGEISLRKIFRKGAVSETIAGTILTLFVIIISFIIPYIILSICYSINMILGISVEIFMCFQLLALGSLKEAAMKIYTELSTGSLNGARKNLTHIVGRDTENLDEKSVIKASVESVAENTSDGVIAPLFYMLIGGASFGMLYKAVNTLDSMIGYKNKKYQYFGKAAARLDDILNIIPARITGFLYVAAALLSGFNYKKSYAILIRDRWNHSSPNSGYPEAAMAGALGLQLGGPASYSGEIVDKKYIGDDDKEPNMEDIPKACMLMTIVSVLALILMILAKFAVLTIINYGL from the coding sequence ATGAAAATAGGATTTATGATTATTATTGCTTTTATTTTAGATTTAATATTTAAAGACCCTAAACATATTCCCCATCCTGTTGTAATGATTGGCAAAATAATTAAATATGGAGAAATATCTCTGCGTAAGATATTTAGAAAAGGGGCAGTTTCAGAAACTATTGCAGGCACTATTCTTACTTTATTTGTAATTATAATTTCATTTATTATTCCATATATTATTTTAAGTATATGTTACAGTATTAATATGATACTTGGTATATCAGTAGAAATATTTATGTGTTTCCAGCTGCTTGCTCTTGGCTCATTAAAAGAAGCGGCTATGAAAATATATACAGAACTTTCAACAGGCTCACTTAATGGAGCAAGAAAAAATTTAACCCATATAGTAGGCAGAGATACAGAAAATTTAGATGAAAAATCTGTTATAAAAGCATCTGTTGAAAGTGTTGCAGAAAATACAAGTGATGGAGTTATTGCACCTCTTTTTTATATGCTTATAGGCGGAGCAAGTTTTGGTATGCTTTATAAAGCAGTAAATACTCTTGATTCTATGATAGGCTATAAAAATAAAAAATATCAGTATTTTGGAAAAGCAGCAGCAAGGCTTGATGATATATTAAATATTATACCTGCCCGTATTACTGGCTTTTTATATGTTGCAGCGGCACTGCTTTCAGGCTTTAATTATAAAAAATCTTATGCAATACTTATTAGAGACAGGTGGAACCATTCAAGCCCAAACAGTGGATACCCTGAGGCTGCTATGGCTGGAGCATTAGGTTTGCAGCTTGGAGGCCCTGCTTCATATTCTGGGGAAATTGTTGATAAAAAATATATTGGTGATGATGATAAAGAGCCAAATATGGAAGATATACCAAAAGCATGTATGCTTATGACTATTGTATCAGTGCTTGCTTTAATATTAATGATTTTAGCAAAATTTGCAGTTTTAACAATCATTAACTATGGTTTATAG
- a CDS encoding histidine phosphatase family protein: MKTIYFIRHGQTKYNVEGRFVGSTDLPLSEDGRKQIFNKWDSIKSHIERDIIFTSPMKRCIETAGIIFPYDTFEVINNMREMNFGMFEGKTHDELEYLEEYRYFRETKGKSKIPKGESGIEFSMRVLKAFFEMIISMDKKDANNAVLVCHGGVIMALFAMLCSESNDIYYYHVDNGAGYKAHYNQYTKELIIIEKL; this comes from the coding sequence ATGAAAACTATTTATTTTATTCGTCATGGTCAGACAAAATATAATGTAGAGGGCAGGTTTGTAGGCTCTACAGATTTGCCATTATCTGAAGACGGAAGAAAACAAATTTTTAATAAGTGGGACAGCATTAAATCTCACATTGAAAGAGATATAATTTTTACAAGCCCTATGAAAAGATGTATTGAAACAGCAGGCATAATATTTCCTTATGACACATTTGAAGTGATTAATAATATGCGGGAAATGAACTTTGGTATGTTTGAGGGCAAAACTCATGATGAATTAGAGTATTTAGAAGAATACAGGTATTTTAGAGAAACAAAAGGCAAATCAAAAATACCAAAAGGGGAAAGCGGCATAGAATTCAGTATGCGGGTATTAAAAGCATTTTTTGAAATGATTATAAGTATGGATAAAAAAGATGCTAATAATGCAGTGCTTGTCTGCCATGGTGGTGTTATTATGGCACTTTTTGCTATGCTTTGCAGTGAAAGTAATGATATTTACTATTATCATGTAGATAACGGTGCAGGATATAAAGCCCATTATAACCAGTATACAAAAGAATTAATTATTATAGAAAAATTATAG
- a CDS encoding bifunctional adenosylcobinamide kinase/adenosylcobinamide-phosphate guanylyltransferase, which yields MELIIGGAYNSKLNFVLKYYNLKQKDFQNGAECSLDEAFDKKGIYNLHLLIKRFILSGIDDYNNIIEKILSSNIEIIICSEVGNGVVPVDKIDNKMREYVGRILSILSEKSVRVIRIYYGIPSVIKGMDI from the coding sequence ATGGAATTAATTATTGGCGGAGCATATAACTCAAAACTTAATTTTGTTTTAAAATACTACAATTTAAAGCAGAAAGATTTTCAAAATGGTGCAGAATGCAGCCTTGATGAAGCATTTGATAAAAAAGGCATATACAATCTGCATTTACTTATAAAACGGTTTATTTTATCAGGTATTGATGACTATAATAATATTATAGAAAAAATACTTTCATCAAATATAGAAATTATAATATGCTCTGAAGTAGGAAATGGTGTTGTGCCAGTTGATAAAATAGATAATAAAATGCGGGAATATGTTGGCAGAATATTGTCTATATTAAGTGAAAAAAGTGTAAGAGTAATCAGAATTTATTATGGTATACCATCAGTAATAAAGGGAATGGATATATGA
- a CDS encoding bifunctional adenosylcobinamide kinase/adenosylcobinamide-phosphate guanylyltransferase — MIYLISGGSGSGKSKFAEDEALKYNGRKLYIATMENKSISAKERILKHRKMRQGKDFEILEKEKFFNNLDLSEYEIVLLECLPNLTANHIYSGGNINLLYDDINFLMMAAENLIIVTNDISSCAINYSDEVYKYIKILNQLVCSIAEQADKVIEVTAGTPIYHKGEK; from the coding sequence ATGATATATTTAATATCTGGTGGTTCTGGCAGCGGAAAATCAAAATTTGCAGAAGATGAAGCACTAAAATATAATGGCAGAAAATTATATATTGCCACAATGGAAAATAAAAGCATAAGTGCAAAAGAAAGAATATTAAAACATAGAAAAATGCGGCAGGGAAAAGATTTTGAAATTTTAGAAAAAGAAAAATTTTTCAATAATTTAGATTTATCAGAATATGAAATAGTTTTGCTTGAATGTCTGCCAAATTTAACTGCTAATCATATTTACAGCGGTGGAAATATTAATCTGCTTTATGATGATATAAATTTTCTTATGATGGCAGCAGAAAATTTAATTATTGTAACAAACGATATATCATCATGTGCCATAAATTATAGTGATGAAGTGTATAAATATATAAAAATATTAAACCAGCTTGTATGCAGTATTGCAGAGCAGGCTGATAAAGTGATAGAAGTAACAGCAGGCACTCCAATATATCATAAAGGTGAAAAATGA
- the cobS gene encoding adenosylcobinamide-GDP ribazoletransferase has translation MSLLRSFLICLSMYTTIPVPHIIWEEKNMKYIFYSLPLIGIILGLTEYLLYILSLYLGFSSVLYAALSVAVIVLLTGGIHLDGYADTIDAVFCHGDIEKRRQVLSDAHTGAFAVIYTILYFIVLFASFENMYDKNIPVFIFILVFTISRVLSLFLIALVPSSANKGLLYIFSSKENKKSLLIYAFSLSLVFVFLTYILISYKFMLILLLILVIISIILIKYFKKVFGGISGDLAGFSICIYEISALLFCSISRLVLWN, from the coding sequence ATGAGCCTTTTAAGAAGTTTTTTAATATGCTTATCAATGTATACAACTATTCCTGTGCCGCATATTATATGGGAAGAAAAAAATATGAAGTATATTTTTTACAGCCTGCCGTTAATAGGTATAATACTTGGCTTAACAGAGTATTTATTATATATTCTTTCATTATATTTAGGATTTTCCAGTGTATTATATGCAGCACTTTCTGTTGCAGTTATTGTGCTTTTAACAGGAGGTATTCATTTAGATGGATATGCTGATACAATAGATGCAGTATTCTGCCATGGAGATATTGAAAAACGCAGGCAGGTATTAAGCGATGCTCATACTGGTGCTTTTGCTGTAATATATACCATACTTTATTTTATAGTGCTTTTTGCCAGCTTTGAAAATATGTATGATAAAAATATTCCAGTGTTTATCTTTATTCTTGTTTTTACTATCAGCAGAGTTTTAAGTCTTTTTTTAATAGCATTAGTGCCATCATCAGCAAATAAAGGGCTTTTATATATTTTTTCATCAAAAGAAAATAAAAAATCATTATTAATATATGCTTTTTCTTTATCATTAGTGTTTGTTTTTTTAACTTATATATTAATTAGTTATAAGTTTATGTTAATACTTTTATTGATTTTAGTTATAATATCTATTATACTCATAAAGTATTTTAAAAAGGTATTTGGCGGTATTTCAGGTGATTTGGCAGGGTTTAGTATATGTATATATGAAATATCGGCACTTTTATTTTGCAGTATAAGCAGGCTGGTATTATGGAATTAA